A region of Spiribacter roseus DNA encodes the following proteins:
- the rsmB gene encoding 16S rRNA (cytosine(967)-C(5))-methyltransferase RsmB, which yields MSAKPSTDPRGAAVEVLLAVLGRGRSLDRALSEHGPGGDDPRDVALCRAIAYGVLRHHRRLGAIRDHFLRSRLKSRDQDMALLLEVGFFQLTEMDMPAHAAVSETVAEARRRGKPWAAKLINAVLRRFQRDSAACLQAVDADPGRSASVPDWLLARLRRDWPDDWPALLAAQNTRAPMTLRVNQRRSSREAYRGRLAAEGIGARPLDGFEDALVLDHAVAVSALPGFAEGDCSVQDAVAQWAAPLLGAADGDRVLDACAAPGGKAAHVLERAAASLLAVDSDGERLQRVTETLDRLGLSAEVRVADASDPGQWPAAERFDRILIDAPCSGTGVIRRHPDIKWLRREADIAHLAVRQRALLDTLWPRVAPGGRLVYCTCSVLRAENEAVVEAFVADQDDVTVVPPVLPVGRPVGHGHQILTGEAGVDGFYYACLDKR from the coding sequence ATGTCGGCGAAACCCTCCACTGATCCGCGCGGGGCCGCCGTCGAGGTCCTGCTGGCGGTGCTCGGCCGGGGGCGGTCGCTGGATCGCGCCCTGAGCGAGCACGGCCCGGGCGGCGATGATCCCCGGGATGTTGCGTTGTGCCGGGCGATCGCCTACGGGGTGCTGCGGCATCACCGCCGACTGGGTGCCATTCGGGATCACTTTCTGCGCAGCCGGCTCAAGTCGCGGGATCAGGACATGGCGCTGCTCCTTGAGGTCGGCTTTTTCCAGCTCACCGAAATGGACATGCCGGCCCACGCGGCGGTCTCGGAAACCGTCGCGGAGGCCCGGCGGCGCGGCAAGCCCTGGGCCGCGAAGCTGATCAACGCCGTCCTGCGACGTTTCCAGCGCGACAGCGCGGCCTGCCTGCAGGCGGTGGACGCCGATCCCGGCCGCAGCGCTTCAGTGCCGGACTGGCTGCTGGCCCGCCTGCGCCGGGACTGGCCCGACGACTGGCCGGCGCTGCTGGCGGCGCAGAATACCCGGGCGCCCATGACGCTGCGGGTCAATCAGCGCCGCAGCAGCCGCGAGGCCTATCGCGGACGGCTTGCCGCCGAGGGCATCGGCGCCCGTCCCCTGGACGGCTTCGAGGATGCCCTGGTGCTCGATCACGCGGTGGCGGTCAGCGCGCTGCCGGGCTTTGCCGAGGGCGACTGCTCGGTGCAGGACGCCGTGGCCCAGTGGGCCGCGCCGTTGCTGGGGGCCGCGGATGGCGATCGGGTGCTCGATGCCTGCGCCGCACCCGGCGGCAAGGCGGCCCACGTGCTCGAGCGCGCGGCGGCATCACTGCTGGCGGTGGACAGTGATGGCGAGCGCCTGCAGCGGGTCACCGAAACCCTCGACCGCCTTGGCCTGAGTGCCGAGGTGCGGGTGGCGGATGCCTCGGACCCCGGCCAGTGGCCGGCGGCTGAGCGCTTCGATCGCATCCTCATTGATGCGCCCTGTTCGGGCACCGGCGTCATCCGCCGGCATCCCGACATCAAATGGCTGCGGCGCGAGGCCGACATCGCGCATCTGGCCGTGCGTCAGCGCGCGCTGCTGGACACCCTCTGGCCGCGCGTGGCGCCGGGTGGCCGCCTGGTCTACTGCACCTGCTCGGTGCTGCGCGCCGAGAATGAAGCGGTGGTCGAGGCCTTCGTCGCGGATCAGGATGATGTCACTGTGGTCCCACCGGTACTGCCGGTGGGTCGACCGGTGGGCCACGGACATCAGATCCTGACTGGCGAGGCCGGCGTCGATGGCTTCTACTATGCCTGTCTGGACAAGCGCTAA
- a CDS encoding sigma-54-dependent transcriptional regulator, translated as MSKAYVLVVDDEPDIRELVREILEDEGYAVATAESADQARSLLRERTPQLVLLDIWMPGDDGISLLREWAQGGVCPFPVVMISGHGTVETAVEATRHGAMDFVEKPLSMGKLLATVEQALNAPDAVAAPAGAPAAVVEPVGRSSAMRDLREQAERLAGTDSWVLISGEPGSGRKCLGRYIHSLSERRAGPLVEVAAGTIAGQSAAHELFGQVRGDQVIPGRLEAAAGGTLILDGAADLDAEAQTRLASAIDAGSFQRVGGSERLSLDVRMIAISRRDLTAEAHAGRFRPDLAYALSVIPLTVPPLREHAEDIPELVVFQVDRLVEREQLGYRRFTVAAQNRLRNHHWPGNVQELHNLVQRLLVLGDGIDIEVGEVEAALSERPAAAGGDSDWPQALALPLREARERFERDYLQRQLQRADGSVAQLARLAGMERTHLYRKLRALGIDPREGGESGGGRA; from the coding sequence ATGAGCAAGGCTTATGTGCTGGTCGTCGACGACGAGCCGGACATCCGTGAGCTGGTCCGCGAGATCCTCGAGGACGAGGGCTACGCGGTGGCGACGGCGGAAAGCGCCGACCAGGCGCGCTCGCTCCTGCGGGAGCGGACGCCGCAGCTGGTGCTGCTGGACATCTGGATGCCCGGCGATGATGGGATTTCGCTGCTCAGGGAGTGGGCGCAGGGCGGTGTCTGCCCGTTCCCCGTGGTGATGATCTCGGGGCATGGCACGGTGGAAACCGCCGTTGAGGCCACCCGCCACGGGGCCATGGACTTTGTCGAAAAGCCGCTGTCCATGGGCAAGCTGCTGGCGACGGTGGAGCAGGCGCTGAACGCCCCTGATGCCGTCGCCGCCCCCGCCGGGGCGCCCGCCGCGGTGGTTGAGCCGGTGGGACGCAGCAGTGCCATGCGCGATCTGCGCGAGCAGGCCGAGCGGCTTGCCGGCACCGACAGCTGGGTGCTGATCAGTGGCGAGCCCGGCAGCGGCCGGAAATGCCTGGGGCGCTATATCCACAGCCTCAGCGAGCGCCGTGCGGGGCCGCTGGTGGAGGTGGCCGCCGGCACCATCGCCGGGCAGTCGGCGGCCCACGAGCTGTTCGGCCAGGTGCGTGGCGACCAGGTCATCCCCGGTCGCCTCGAAGCGGCGGCGGGGGGCACGTTGATCCTTGACGGGGCCGCCGACCTGGACGCCGAGGCGCAGACCCGGCTGGCCTCGGCCATTGATGCCGGCAGTTTCCAGCGGGTGGGCGGCTCGGAGCGTCTTTCGCTGGATGTGCGCATGATCGCCATCAGCCGTCGCGACCTGACCGCCGAGGCCCACGCCGGGCGCTTCCGGCCGGATCTGGCCTATGCGCTGAGTGTGATTCCGCTGACCGTCCCGCCGCTGCGCGAGCATGCCGAGGACATCCCCGAGCTGGTGGTCTTTCAGGTCGACCGGCTGGTCGAGCGGGAACAGCTCGGTTACCGTCGCTTCACGGTGGCGGCCCAGAACCGGCTGCGAAATCATCACTGGCCCGGCAATGTCCAGGAGTTGCATAACCTGGTACAGCGGCTGCTGGTGCTGGGTGACGGCATCGACATTGAGGTCGGCGAGGTCGAGGCCGCCCTCAGTGAGCGTCCGGCCGCGGCCGGTGGCGACAGCGACTGGCCGCAGGCGCTGGCGCTGCCGCTGCGCGAAGCCCGTGAGCGCTTCGAGCGCGATTACCTGCAGCGACAGCTGCAGCGCGCCGACGGCAGTGTCGCGCAGCTCGCGCGTCTGGCGGGCATGGAGCGCACGCATCTGTATCGCAAGCTGCGCGCGCTGGGCATCGACCCGCGCGAGGGCGGCGAATCCGGCGGAGGCCGTGCATGA
- the def gene encoding peptide deformylase, translating to MAIREILQYPDERLRRRAAPVERIDAEVHALVRDMIETMYDAAGIGLAATQVNVHQRVVVVDVSESGDAPQVFINPEITARGETRDSVEEGCLSIAGYTDNVERVEAVTVRALGLDGEAFECQAEGMMARCLQHEIDHIDGRLFIDHLSELKRKRLRRRFEKAARQRGDASARTGSV from the coding sequence ATGGCCATACGCGAAATCCTCCAGTACCCCGATGAAAGGCTGCGCCGCCGGGCCGCGCCGGTCGAGCGGATCGACGCCGAGGTGCATGCCCTGGTGCGCGATATGATCGAGACCATGTACGACGCCGCCGGGATTGGTCTGGCGGCCACGCAGGTCAACGTCCACCAGCGCGTTGTCGTGGTCGATGTCAGTGAAAGCGGCGACGCACCGCAGGTGTTCATCAACCCCGAGATCACCGCGCGCGGCGAGACCCGCGACAGCGTCGAAGAGGGCTGTCTGTCCATCGCCGGCTATACCGACAACGTCGAACGGGTCGAGGCGGTGACCGTGCGCGCCCTGGGGCTGGACGGCGAGGCCTTCGAGTGTCAGGCCGAGGGCATGATGGCGCGCTGTCTGCAGCATGAGATCGACCACATCGACGGCCGGCTTTTCATCGATCACCTCTCCGAGCTCAAGCGCAAGCGCCTGCGCCGGCGGTTTGAAAAGGCCGCCCGGCAGCGCGGTGATGCGTCGGCCCGGACGGGATCGGTCTGA
- the fmt gene encoding methionyl-tRNA formyltransferase has protein sequence MGAGERTPPRIVYAGTPDFAVPALEALVAAGYPIAAVYTQPDRPAGRGRRPRPSAVKTAALEHGLSVEQPERLDNADARARLAHHQPDVMIVAAYGLILPTSVLNIPTNGCVNIHASLLPRWRGAAPIQRAIEAGDPETGVCLMEMAAGLDTGPVIAARSTPITADDNAAQLHDRLADLGAQLLLECLDDWLDGRRPAHPQPEDGVTYAARISADEAWIDWQRPALETARRVRAFNAWPVARCAWGDARLRVWQSVALPGDGATAAPGTIVAVGADGIDVQTGEGLLRLQRVQAAGGRAQPVAEFLRGHPVHVGETLH, from the coding sequence ATCGGCGCCGGCGAAAGGACGCCGCCCCGCATTGTCTATGCGGGGACGCCCGACTTTGCGGTGCCCGCCCTCGAGGCGCTGGTGGCGGCGGGCTATCCCATCGCCGCGGTGTACACCCAGCCCGACCGGCCGGCCGGCCGCGGGCGCCGGCCGCGACCCTCAGCCGTCAAGACGGCCGCCCTCGAGCACGGTCTGAGCGTTGAGCAGCCGGAACGCCTGGACAATGCCGACGCCCGGGCCCGGCTCGCCCACCACCAGCCCGATGTCATGATCGTGGCGGCCTATGGCCTGATCCTGCCGACTTCCGTGCTGAACATCCCGACCAATGGCTGTGTGAACATCCATGCCTCGCTGCTGCCGCGCTGGCGGGGGGCGGCGCCCATCCAGCGGGCCATCGAGGCCGGCGACCCGGAAACCGGCGTCTGCCTGATGGAGATGGCGGCGGGCCTGGATACCGGGCCGGTGATCGCGGCGCGGTCGACGCCCATCACCGCGGACGACAACGCCGCGCAGTTGCATGACCGGCTGGCCGATCTGGGGGCGCAGCTGCTTCTGGAGTGCCTGGATGACTGGCTGGATGGTCGTCGACCCGCCCATCCGCAGCCGGAAGATGGCGTGACATACGCCGCCCGGATCAGCGCTGACGAGGCCTGGATCGACTGGCAGCGCCCGGCGCTCGAGACGGCCCGCCGGGTGCGGGCGTTCAATGCCTGGCCGGTGGCCCGCTGCGCCTGGGGCGATGCCCGGCTGCGGGTCTGGCAGTCAGTGGCGCTGCCGGGCGATGGGGCGACAGCCGCGCCCGGCACCATTGTCGCCGTCGGCGCCGACGGGATCGATGTGCAGACCGGCGAGGGCCTGCTGCGGCTGCAGCGGGTGCAGGCGGCCGGTGGCCGGGCTCAGCCAGTGGCGGAATTCCTTCGGGGGCACCCAGTGCATGTCGGCGAAACCCTCCACTGA
- a CDS encoding DUF4390 domain-containing protein yields MPVWTSANPRIAALAALLCLVVAGNSPPAAGFSVAALEQRFDNGLLVVDGRIDYSLTATATEALENGVDLVISQRLSLERPRWWWRDVEVVSQQRRYRLAYHAMSRRYVLNRLASGESRSYRSLDALLTRLGTIEAWPVIGRDRLDDQQTYRLRFETELDVEALPRLLRTVAWASDDWQLRSEPATLEVRP; encoded by the coding sequence ATGCCTGTCTGGACAAGCGCTAACCCCCGCATCGCCGCGCTGGCGGCGCTGCTGTGTCTGGTCGTGGCCGGCAACAGCCCCCCGGCGGCGGGCTTCAGTGTCGCCGCCCTCGAGCAGCGCTTCGACAACGGGCTGCTGGTGGTGGACGGGCGCATTGACTATTCCCTGACGGCGACGGCGACCGAGGCGCTGGAGAATGGCGTCGATCTGGTGATCAGCCAGCGGCTCAGCCTGGAGCGGCCGCGCTGGTGGTGGCGCGACGTGGAGGTAGTCAGCCAGCAGCGCCGCTACCGGCTTGCCTACCACGCCATGAGCCGTCGCTATGTGCTCAACCGCCTTGCCAGCGGTGAGAGCCGCAGCTATCGCAGCCTCGACGCGCTGCTGACGCGGCTCGGCACCATCGAGGCCTGGCCGGTGATCGGTCGCGACCGCCTCGATGACCAGCAGACCTATCGACTGCGCTTCGAGACCGAGCTCGATGTGGAGGCGCTGCCGCGGCTGCTGCGCACGGTGGCCTGGGCCAGCGATGACTGGCAGCTGCGCAGTGAGCCGGCGACGCTTGAGGTGCGGCCATGA
- the trkA gene encoding Trk system potassium transporter TrkA, whose protein sequence is MKIIILGAGQVGGTVAANLTSEDNDITVVDRDGQILQALQDRLDLRTVAGNATYPAVLERAGVDDADMVIAVTNSDEANMVACQICATLFRTPSKIARVRAVEYLSHPQIFAPDALPIDVLISPEQLVTQYVRRLIEHPGALQVMDFADGRVRLVGVRAYYGGPLVGQELRTLREHVPGVQTRVAAIYRRGSAIIPEGETVIEAGDEVFFVAARKNIRAVMSELRRLDKPVKRITLAGGGNIGMRLAQSLEPHYRVKIIEHNPQRCRAIADTLKKTIVLRGDAADEDLLLEENIENTDVFCALTNDDEANILAAMLAKRRGARTVMALINRAAYVDLIQSSDDIDVAISPQQATIGSLLAHIRRGDVATVHSLRRGAAEAIEAIAHGDAGSSEVVGRRIDQIRLPRGTTIGAIVRGEEVVMAHHDTVIEPEDHVILFLVDKSRLRDVEKLFSVGVTFL, encoded by the coding sequence ATGAAGATCATCATTCTGGGAGCCGGCCAGGTCGGCGGTACCGTGGCCGCCAACCTGACCAGCGAAGACAACGACATCACCGTGGTCGACCGCGACGGCCAGATCCTGCAGGCACTCCAGGATCGACTCGACCTGCGCACGGTCGCGGGCAACGCCACCTACCCGGCGGTACTCGAGCGCGCCGGGGTCGATGACGCCGACATGGTGATCGCGGTCACCAACTCGGACGAGGCCAACATGGTGGCCTGCCAGATCTGCGCTACGCTGTTCCGCACGCCCAGCAAGATCGCCCGGGTGCGAGCCGTGGAGTATCTCTCGCACCCGCAGATCTTTGCCCCCGACGCCCTGCCCATCGATGTGCTCATCAGCCCCGAGCAGCTGGTCACCCAGTACGTGCGCCGGCTGATCGAGCATCCCGGCGCGCTGCAGGTGATGGATTTTGCCGATGGCAGGGTCCGCCTGGTGGGTGTGCGCGCCTACTACGGGGGCCCGCTGGTGGGCCAGGAACTGCGCACCCTGCGTGAACACGTCCCCGGCGTGCAGACCCGGGTGGCGGCCATCTATCGCCGCGGCAGCGCCATTATCCCCGAGGGGGAGACGGTGATCGAAGCCGGTGACGAGGTGTTCTTCGTGGCGGCCCGCAAGAACATCCGCGCGGTGATGAGCGAGCTGCGCCGGCTCGACAAGCCGGTCAAGCGCATCACCCTGGCCGGTGGCGGCAATATCGGCATGCGCCTTGCCCAGTCCCTCGAGCCCCACTACCGGGTCAAGATCATCGAGCATAATCCGCAACGCTGCCGGGCGATCGCCGATACCCTCAAAAAGACCATCGTGCTGCGTGGGGATGCCGCCGACGAGGACCTGCTGCTCGAGGAGAACATCGAGAACACCGACGTGTTCTGCGCCCTGACCAACGATGACGAGGCCAATATCCTGGCGGCCATGCTGGCCAAGCGGCGCGGCGCGCGCACGGTCATGGCGCTGATCAACCGCGCCGCCTACGTTGATTTGATCCAGTCCAGCGACGACATCGATGTGGCGATCTCGCCGCAGCAGGCGACCATTGGCAGTCTGCTAGCGCATATCCGCCGCGGTGACGTGGCCACGGTGCACAGCCTGCGCCGCGGGGCCGCCGAGGCGATCGAGGCGATCGCCCACGGCGATGCCGGCAGCTCCGAAGTGGTGGGCCGCCGCATCGATCAGATCCGCCTGCCGCGGGGCACCACCATTGGCGCCATCGTGCGCGGCGAAGAGGTGGTCATGGCGCATCACGATACGGTGATCGAACCCGAAGACCACGTCATCCTGTTCCTCGTCGACAAGAGCCGGCTGCGAGACGTCGAAAAGCTCTTCTCGGTGGGCGTGACCTTTCTTTAG
- a CDS encoding DUF494 family protein, whose amino-acid sequence MKENVFEILMYLFEHYFQDAVDLDPNRTQIESDLQEAGFSDPQIFKALAWIDALAETRDLPVSAHGPAAMRIYTPAEAARLDVECRGFLLFLEQAGILTAGSRELVIDRLMDLDDDPIGLDELKWVVLMVLFSQPGQEEACASMESLLFEPPYPTKH is encoded by the coding sequence ATGAAAGAAAACGTCTTCGAGATCCTGATGTACCTGTTTGAGCATTATTTTCAGGACGCCGTCGACCTCGACCCCAATCGGACCCAGATCGAGTCGGACCTGCAGGAAGCGGGCTTTTCCGATCCGCAGATTTTCAAGGCACTGGCATGGATCGACGCGCTGGCCGAAACCCGTGATCTGCCGGTTTCCGCGCACGGACCGGCGGCGATGCGGATCTACACGCCGGCCGAGGCGGCCCGACTCGATGTCGAGTGCCGCGGCTTTCTGCTGTTCCTCGAACAGGCCGGGATTCTCACGGCGGGCAGCCGCGAGCTGGTCATCGATCGCCTCATGGATCTCGACGACGACCCCATCGGACTTGATGAGCTCAAGTGGGTGGTCCTCATGGTCCTGTTCAGCCAACCGGGTCAGGAAGAGGCCTGCGCCTCCATGGAGAGCCTGCTTTTTGAACCTCCCTACCCCACGAAACACTAA
- the dprA gene encoding DNA-processing protein DprA — translation MADRALEAWLWLARLPGVGPRTSTLIIEAYGHPEAFRAASEADRAAHGLPRAAVRAPHDLASLQPGIDADLRWAEAGDRHLIARDDARYPTLLTRIGDPPPMLYLRGDPDALNEPQVAMVGARNASENAIHIAEEFAAYLAATGLTVTSGLALGIDSAAHEGALAVEGRTVAVMATGPDRLYPRDNEALADQIADNGALVTEMPTGTPVSRGLFPRRNRLIAGLSVGTLVVEAGRHSGSLETAYRAIEAGREAMAIPGSIHNPRVKGCHALIRNGARLVESARQVIEEVGHAIDGPAPSAPPADPTADTTDWTALDAREIAVLEAMDHDPIAFDTLLQRASLTPDILSSILLKLELSGDVAPCSSGYYMRTSNRAGG, via the coding sequence ATGGCTGACCGCGCGCTCGAGGCCTGGCTGTGGCTGGCGCGTCTGCCGGGCGTCGGCCCGCGGACCAGCACCCTGATCATCGAGGCTTATGGCCATCCCGAGGCCTTTCGGGCCGCCTCCGAGGCGGATCGCGCCGCGCATGGACTGCCGCGCGCCGCCGTGCGCGCGCCCCATGACTTAGCCAGCCTGCAGCCGGGCATCGATGCCGACCTGCGCTGGGCCGAGGCCGGGGACCGGCATCTGATCGCCCGCGATGATGCGCGCTACCCGACGCTGCTGACCCGCATCGGCGATCCACCACCGATGCTCTACCTGCGTGGCGATCCCGACGCCCTGAACGAGCCGCAGGTCGCCATGGTCGGCGCACGCAATGCCTCGGAAAACGCCATTCACATCGCCGAGGAGTTCGCCGCCTATCTGGCCGCCACCGGCCTGACCGTCACCAGCGGCCTGGCACTGGGGATCGACAGCGCGGCCCATGAGGGGGCGCTGGCGGTGGAGGGGCGCACCGTGGCGGTCATGGCCACCGGCCCGGACCGGCTCTATCCGCGTGATAATGAGGCACTGGCCGATCAGATCGCCGACAACGGCGCGCTGGTCACCGAAATGCCCACCGGCACGCCGGTCAGCCGCGGCCTGTTCCCGCGCCGCAACCGCCTGATCGCCGGGCTGTCGGTAGGCACGCTGGTGGTCGAGGCGGGTCGTCACAGCGGCTCGCTGGAAACCGCCTACCGGGCGATCGAGGCCGGCCGCGAGGCCATGGCCATCCCCGGCTCCATCCACAATCCGCGGGTCAAGGGCTGCCACGCGCTGATCCGCAACGGGGCGCGGCTGGTGGAATCGGCGCGGCAGGTCATCGAGGAGGTCGGCCACGCCATCGACGGGCCGGCACCCAGCGCGCCGCCGGCCGATCCGACGGCTGACACGACCGACTGGACGGCCCTGGACGCCCGCGAAATCGCGGTGCTCGAAGCCATGGATCATGACCCCATCGCCTTCGACACCCTGCTCCAGCGGGCTTCATTGACGCCCGATATCCTTTCATCCATTCTCCTTAAGCTCGAACTCTCGGGCGACGTTGCGCCCTGCAGTAGCGGTTATTACATGCGAACCAGCAATCGAGCGGGCGGATGA
- a CDS encoding sensor histidine kinase NtrY-like — MSGLPRQAIVRILLSVLLILSLYLLSAATENSSRFGRLYLWLLLINGVVLVVLSGLIINNLQRLVRSFRARETGSRLTLRLMALFVVLAVLPGLVVYGFSMQFLQRGVDSWFDVRVENALEDALALSQASLDQRMRDMQQRLEEAARDLADVSSDMAPITLGDLRARTGASELTLIGENGRIIAASSMDTDSILPHRPEESILLQLRQGRPYVGLDPIENAGLHIRALVRAPGPDGPGNTRILQGLFQVSPRINDLADEVETAFSEYRELAYLRGPLKDSFILTLSLVLLVSLLFAVWSAFYLARRLVAPVSRLAEGTRAMAAGEYGTQLPPAGNDELGFLVRSFNDMSRRVADVRDAARQSQALVESQRAYLETVLGRLSSGVLALGRDGTLRTYNQAAEDILSVPLHEATGQPLSALVERFPDFSPFVEQIEAHPHGAEGEWRAELSLDTREGRRSLICSGAMLPGGAEGGGEVIVFDDVTTLIQAQRDAAWGEVARRLAHEIRNPLTPIQLSAERLQHKVGNRLSGEEAALLQRSTDTIIHQVEAMKDMVQAFSEYARPPVLELQRVDLNALVQEVAELYRGQAAQASIRTDLDEHLPGLEADAGRLRQLLNNLIRNALEADDGGACEIVVSTRRGTGRHAGCVELDIEDNGPGFADAMLDQLFEPYVSTKPRGSGLGLAIVKKIVEEHNGSISARNVEGGARLSVRLPTGEKGE, encoded by the coding sequence ATGAGCGGGCTGCCGCGGCAGGCCATTGTCCGCATCCTGCTCAGCGTGCTGCTGATCCTGTCGCTGTACCTGCTCAGCGCCGCGACCGAGAACTCCTCGCGCTTCGGGCGCCTGTACCTGTGGCTGCTGCTGATCAACGGCGTGGTGCTGGTGGTCCTCTCGGGGCTGATCATCAACAACCTGCAGCGGCTGGTGCGCTCATTCCGGGCGCGGGAAACCGGCAGTCGCCTGACCCTGCGGCTGATGGCGCTGTTCGTGGTCCTGGCGGTGCTGCCCGGGCTGGTGGTCTACGGGTTTTCGATGCAGTTCCTGCAGCGCGGTGTGGACAGCTGGTTTGACGTGCGCGTCGAAAACGCCCTCGAGGACGCACTGGCGCTTTCCCAGGCGTCGCTGGATCAGCGCATGCGTGACATGCAGCAGCGCCTTGAAGAGGCCGCCCGGGATCTGGCCGATGTCAGCTCGGACATGGCGCCCATCACCCTGGGCGACCTGCGCGCCCGCACCGGCGCCTCGGAGCTGACACTGATCGGCGAGAACGGGCGCATCATCGCCGCCAGCAGCATGGATACCGACAGCATCCTGCCCCACCGTCCCGAGGAGAGCATTCTCCTGCAGCTGCGCCAGGGCCGGCCCTATGTGGGGCTTGATCCCATCGAGAACGCCGGGCTGCACATCCGCGCACTGGTGCGTGCGCCGGGCCCGGACGGACCGGGCAATACGCGCATCCTGCAGGGGCTTTTCCAGGTCTCGCCGCGCATCAACGACCTGGCCGACGAGGTGGAAACCGCTTTCAGCGAGTATCGCGAGCTCGCCTATCTGCGCGGACCGCTCAAGGACAGTTTCATTCTGACGCTATCGCTGGTGCTGCTGGTTTCGCTGCTGTTCGCCGTCTGGTCGGCCTTCTATCTGGCCCGGCGACTGGTCGCGCCGGTCAGTCGTCTGGCCGAAGGCACCCGGGCGATGGCCGCCGGCGAGTACGGGACCCAGCTGCCTCCAGCGGGCAACGACGAGCTGGGCTTTCTGGTGCGCTCGTTCAATGACATGAGCCGGCGGGTGGCCGATGTCCGCGATGCCGCGCGGCAGAGCCAGGCGCTGGTCGAGTCCCAGCGCGCCTACCTCGAGACCGTGCTGGGGCGTCTGTCCTCGGGGGTGCTGGCGCTGGGTCGGGACGGCACCCTGCGCACCTATAACCAGGCGGCGGAGGACATCCTATCGGTGCCGCTGCACGAGGCCACCGGGCAGCCGCTCTCGGCGCTTGTCGAGCGCTTCCCCGACTTCAGTCCGTTCGTCGAGCAGATCGAGGCCCATCCGCACGGGGCCGAGGGCGAATGGCGGGCCGAGCTCAGCCTGGACACCCGCGAGGGGCGTCGATCGCTGATCTGCAGCGGGGCGATGCTGCCGGGCGGGGCCGAAGGCGGCGGCGAGGTGATCGTTTTTGATGACGTGACCACGCTCATCCAGGCCCAGCGCGACGCGGCCTGGGGTGAAGTCGCCCGCCGGCTGGCCCACGAGATCCGCAATCCGCTGACGCCCATCCAGCTGTCCGCCGAGCGCCTCCAGCACAAGGTGGGCAACCGCCTGAGCGGTGAGGAAGCGGCCCTGCTGCAGCGCTCCACCGACACCATCATCCATCAGGTTGAGGCCATGAAAGACATGGTCCAGGCGTTTTCCGAGTATGCGCGACCGCCGGTGCTCGAGCTCCAGCGGGTCGACCTCAACGCCCTGGTGCAGGAGGTGGCCGAACTCTATCGCGGACAGGCGGCGCAGGCCTCGATTCGCACAGATCTGGATGAGCATCTGCCCGGGCTGGAAGCCGATGCCGGCCGGCTGCGTCAGCTGCTCAACAACCTCATCCGCAATGCCCTCGAGGCCGATGATGGCGGCGCCTGCGAGATCGTGGTCTCGACCCGTCGCGGCACTGGCCGTCACGCCGGCTGTGTCGAACTGGACATCGAGGATAACGGGCCCGGGTTTGCCGACGCCATGCTCGATCAGCTCTTCGAGCCCTATGTCAGCACCAAGCCGCGGGGCTCGGGACTGGGCCTGGCGATCGTGAAAAAGATCGTCGAGGAGCACAATGGCAGCATCAGTGCCCGCAATGTCGAGGGCGGCGCACGCTTGTCAGTGCGCCTGCCGACCGGGGAGAAAGGAGAATGA